Part of the Streptomyces sp. NBC_01264 genome, TCGCCCTTCGTGACGACGACGGGTATGCCCCCGGTGGACTTCTCCAGCCACGCCTTGAACTCCGCCGAAGCGGCACCCTCCGCAGTGGTGGTCACCTCCAACGCCGCCCCGTGGCTGCCCGCGACGCTGTAGATCGGGAACGCCCCCTTCAGGTCGATGAGCTCGTCACCGGCGTCCCGGAGGGTGCGCTCCGTGTACGTGCTCAGGTACAGGTCGGCCCGGGCCGGGTCCGCTGAGGGATCGGCCGCGTGCGCGGCCTCCACCAGGAGCCGCCCGCGGGCCAGGTCGGTCACGCACAGGGCGACCCGGCCCGCCGGGTGGTCGACGATCTGGGTGGAGTAGATGTCGGCGAAGGCGCCCTCACCCTGCTCCCCGATGGCCTGCGAGAGCCGCTCGCCCTCGGGGGTGTTGGCCGGGGTGCCGTCGATCAGCGTCGGCGGCGCATGCGACGCGGTGGGGTCCTCCACCGGGCAGGAGCGGTCCGCGCGGGACGGGGCGGCCACCGGAGCGGGGCCGCCCGGATCGGCCACGGCCGACTCGGCCGGCCCCTTTCCGCAGCCGGTGAGCAGCACGACGGCCACGCCCACGGCCACGGCGGCGGCCGCGCCGCCCTTCACCCTCGCCCTCGCCTTCTCCACGCACAGATGTCTCCGGCTGGTTCCACGCACCATGAGCAGTTCTCCCTCGTACTCCGTTGCCCGGTCGGCACGGCTGTGACGTGCGAGGGGCTCCCCCGGTTCCCGGCGCCGAGCAGTCAGCGCCGTGAAACCCGCTCGACCCGGCCATCTCCTTGAGGCGACCCTACGAGCATGGAGTTCTTCTGCTACCACCGCGACCGACCCGGCTCCGTAGCGTTGCGCAACGAGCTGCGGGAACAGCACTGGTCCTACATGGACCGTTACGCGAAGGAGCTGATCGCCCGGGGCCCGACCCTCGCCGGCGACAGCGGCGCTCCCACCGGCAGCGTGCACATCATCGACCTGCCCGGTCCCGTAGATGCCCGTGCGTTCGCCTTCGCCGAGCCGGGCTACCAGGCCGGTGTCTACCGGGACGTGCTGCTGCGGCGGTGGAGCAACACGCTGGGGCGCACCATGTGGGACTTCCCCGGTGGCCGGACCGGCGGCAACCGGTACCTGGTGCTCGGCCTCGGCTCAGGGCCGGCCGCCGACCTCGCCGTACCGGCCGAACACCGGGACGAGCTGATCGCCTACGGGCCGCTGTTGTCCGACGACGGCGCCACCTGGCTGGGCACGGCCGCGTTGCTCCGGGCACCGGACCCGGATGCGGCGGGTGCCGTCCTGAGCCGGGACCGGTACGCCAACATCGAGGTGCACAACTGGCAGTTCGGCGGGCGGCCGTCATAACCCGGGGAAGTCCGTCAGTCCGTCAGTCCGGCAGCCAGTGCAGCTCGTGCGCCAGGGTTTTGGCGACGGCACGGATACGGCGGTGGAGTGGCGACTGCTCGCTCGGGAGGACCAGGTGGATCGTCAGGCTGGGCGCGCCTCGCAGTGGCCGCCAGGTGAGACCGGCCGGTTGCACCGTGGCCGCGGCTTCTCCGGCCGGGGCGAGGGTGGCCCCGTCGCGCAGGTCGCGCTGGGACGGGTCGAAAGAGACCGCGGGCGTGTGGAATCGGGGTTCTGGCCGGATGTCTCGGAACAGTGCGGACAGCTGATCGTGGATCACGGGGTTGGCCGCACGGTCCGGGAGTCGCAACGGATACGTGGCCGCGTCGGCGATCTCGATCTCCGGGTGTTCGGCCAGCGGATGGCGCTCCGCCATCTGGACCCCGATGCGCGCAAGCCGCAGCAGGTACCGGCGCACGCCACGGCCCGGCTGTTCACCACGGGTGATCCCGGCATCGATGCGGCCGTCGGCGACCGCGTGGGAGATCTCCGGGGTCGCCATCGGGACCGCGCCGACCTCGAGTCCGCTCGTTCCGCGCATCATCCTGTCCACCAGGGCCGGTACCGTCTCGGCCCCGGTGCTGAGGCTGTATCCGATGCGCAGCGTGCCCAGTTCACCGGCCGCCGCGCTCCGGGCGGTGTCCCACGCCCGGTCCAGCGCCGGCGGCGCGGACTCCGCCAGCGCCGCACCGGCCGCGGTCAATACGACGCTACGCGTGCTGCGGACCAGCAGGGCCGTCCCGAGTTCCGCTTCCAATCTGCGCATCCGGGCGCTGAGTGCGGGCTGTGCGATCCCGATCCGTGCGGCAGCGCGGGTGAAGTTCAACTCCTGTGCCAGCACCAGGAAATACCGCAGGCTCACCGTGTCCGGCGCCACGCACCCTCCCTGCCGATTGATAACGATCCGTTCTGAGCCTAGCCCGAACCGATCTTTCCCTCGACCGCGGATCAAGCCCTAACCTGCGGAGGCCGGGATCGATCGATCGGAGTGCCGATCCGAGTCAGACGTGTCCGGCCGAACACAGGAGGTTTCCATGGCCAAGGGCTACTGGGTCAGTGTCTACCCCGCCCTTTCCGACCCTGAGGGGCTGACCGCCTACGACGAGCTGGCCGGTCCGGCCGTCCAGGCCGGCGGCGGGCGCCTCCCGTCCCGGATCCCCTCCCACGGCGGTCGAGTCGTCGCCCACGAGGCCGGAATCGCGCAACGCGTCGTTCTGATCGAGTTCGACAGCTTCGAGCAGGCCGTCGCGGCGTACGAGAGCGAGGCGTACCAGAAGGCGCTGGCGGCCCTCCCCGACGGCTTCGCGCGCGACTTCCGCATCGTCGACGGCATCGACTGAACTAGACAGGAGCCGAGGGCGAGGGATCCGGGCCTGTGCACGCCGTCACCTCATGGAGATGCGCCTCCACCGGTCCCAGGTGCTGGTCGTGGGCGAGGACGATCTCGTCCGCGAGGTCGAGGATGCGGATGTTCCCACCGGAGAACTGAACGGTGATGCCGGTGGCGAAGTCGAGATTCCCGTCCTGATACCGAATCTCTCGAACGGAGAGGATCTGCTGGCCGATGAACGGGCTCATCGGGAAGTCCGGCAGATCGTCCTCGACCGTGGTGTGGCCGTATTCGTCCATGCCGTAGGAGCCGTGGGGCTGGTCGATCTCCAGCGCCAAGCCATCGCCGGGCGTGTGGAAGCGGACGGGGCCGAGGCCCTCCAGGTGCAGCCACATGTGCAGGAGGGACGGCTCGGTCTCCTGGTAGTGGTGCCAGGACGTCGTCACCTGCAGCAGGCGCCTGCCGACCATGGCCTCAGGGTTGATCATCCGTTGATGATTTCACGGCGGTCTGCGACTCGGAGGGGGCGGGTCGCCGCAGCGACGGAGAATCGGACCTCACGGGATACGTCGCCATCGGCATGACACCTACTGACTGGGGGCGCCGCCGATGAGGTAGTCCACCCGGCGGCGCAGCCCGTTCCAGCGCCGGTCGTGGTGGTAGGCCCGTTTGATGGCCCGGGCCCGGGCTTTGGCTCGGTCACGGTAGACGCGCCGGGCCCACGGGGACGCCGGGCGTGCCAGCCGTACGGCGGCGACCATCGCGATGAGGGGAACGACCGCACCGAGAACGGCCATCCGGGGCTTCCCCTTGAAGAGGGCCACGACCGCGAAGAGTAGGTTCAGTACCACCGTGGCGACCGCTGTCAGGCGGCTGCGTTCCTCGTCGGGCGTCAGCCCGTCCACCCCCAGCGGAAGGAACCCGCAGAGCAGCAGCGATGCCAGCGCCGCCGTCATGATGACGACCTCGACGCTGATCGTGCCCTGCTTGGTCCAGTAGACGTCGCTCAGGTGCAGGATCAGTGCGAACTCGTCCAGGACCAGCCCCGTCCCCATCCCGAACAACACCGCCGCCACCGCGGCCCCCCACCCCGACTGGCCGGCCGCGGCGATGCCCGTGAAACCGCCGACCGTCATCAGGATCACTCCCGGAACCGCGTGGTGGACGTGGAGTCCGCCCGGAGTGACGTTGCGGAACGGCCCCTTCCCCGCGCGGATCATCCGGGTGATGACCCGGGTCACGGCGAAGGCGACGACGAACGCCGACAGCGCGAGGAGCAGCGGCAGCTTCCCCGGCTCCAGGACGTTGCGGTACCACCAGTGGCCCATGCTGTCACCCTCCCGGCCAGGGCCGCACCGCGCACGACGGGAACCGCCGTTCGGGCCGGGGCCCGCCAACCGCCTGACCCATCGCCATGATCCCCGTAAGGTGCGCAGTAGTGATCACCGATGACGGGAGCGGGCGTGACGCGGCTGGGGGACGAGCGTCGGCGGCGGAGCGGGGTCGTCGGGTACTGGCGGGCGGTCGAGTTGTTCAGCCCGCAGAAGGTGCCCGCCCTGTCCGTCCGGGATCGGGTCTACGCGGGCGAGCCTGACGGGCCCATGCCCTGGGAGGCCGGGCATCCGTTGCGGTCCGTCCCGGTCGAGCCGGGCTACGGCTGGCAGCACGTCGTCTACGGCGGTGCCTACGCGCTCGCCGCCGTACGCGACACCCTGCTCCGCGTCTTCGGGGAGAGCGGCGAGGACCACGACGGCCGGATGAACGGCGAGAGCGCTCTCTTCGCGCTGACCGTCACCGACGAGGGCCGGCTGCTGCTGGACTCCCCCGTCTTCTCCTCCTGTGCCTGGGCCACCGGCCGGGCCGTGTCCCCCGGCCCCGGCAGTCGCGGCTGGCTCGACGGGTTCGAGGAGGAGGCCGACGCGTGGGTCGCCCGGGCGTCCGCGCTCGGCGAGTCCGCTTCCGCACCCGTGGAGAGCGAAGAGGAGGACGAGGACGCCTCCCCCGTCGGGTCCGGCGTCATCACGGCCGGTCACCTCCTCGATTTCAGCGCCGAGCTGGCCGAAGCCTGGGGTGTCTCCGTACCGCTGGACCCCGCCGGGGTACGCGTGCGCAGCGTCCCCGTACGGCTGGACCGCGCGGCCGACGCCGCCGACCAGCAGGACTTCCTCAACAGTTTCATCGCCGCCGACCTCGACCTCGTGGCCGGCGAGCTCGCCTCGCACGATCCCGGCCCGGGTCTCGCCGCGTACCTCACCCCCGGCGCCGCCTTCGACAAGACCCGCCGCATCGACCTGCGCCGCAATCCGGGCGTCGCGCTCGCCGGAGTCGCCCCCACCCGTACCCCGCTCGGCCGCTGGCCCGCCGACCCCGCGCACGCACTCGCGCTGAGCCAGCAGTTCGCCGTCAACGCCATCCACACCGAGCTGGCCCCGGGCGCCGGCATCTTCGCCGTCAACGGCCCGCCCGGCACCGGCAAGACCACCATGCTGCGCGACTGCTTCGCGGCGGCCGTCGTCGAGCGGGCCCGCCGCCTCGCCGAGCTGCGCCTGCCGTCGCAGGCCTTCGCGGAGCAGGCCCCGTACGTGTGGAAGAGCGGCGACTACACCCGTACGGTCACCCCGCTGCGCCCTGAGTTCACCGGCTTCGAGATGGTCGTCGCCTCCGCGAACAACGGAGCCGTGGAGAACATCTCCACCGAGATCCCGGCCCGCGAGGCACTCGGCAAGCAGTGGCGGGACGAAGCCGACTACTTCGCCGAGCAGGCGACCCGCCTCCTCAAGGGCGAGCCGGCGTGGGGCGCGGTGGCGGCCCGCCTGGGCAGCAAGAAGAACCGTCTGGAGTTCGTCAACCGTTTCTGGCACGGCAAGTACCGCCAGACCGACACCGATGCCCCGCCCCCACCGTCCGTCCCCCCGCAGCCGGACGGCCGGGGCCGTCGGCCCCGCAACGCCTGGGTCGACAGCGGCAGCGGCCTCTCCCACCTCCTGCGCCAGTGGCGCGACACCCCGCAGGCGGGCGTGTGGCGCGAGGGAAAGCAGCGCTTCGAGGCCGCACTGTCCGAGGTGGAGCGGCTGCGCGCCGAACGGATCGTCGCCGCCGAGGCGTACGAAGGGCTCTCCACCGCGTACGAGGCCCTGCGCAAGGCGCAGCGCGCCCTACCGCAGCACGAGGCGGAAGTGGCCCGCGTAAGGGAGACCCTCCCGCCCGCCGAGAACGCGCTGGCCGCCGCCGAGCAGGCCCTGGCCCGGGCCGAGCAGACGCACCAGGCGCACCTGGCCCGCCGCCCGGGGTTCACGGTCAGCCTCTTCACCCTGGGCCGGGCGGCGCGCACCTGGCACGCGGAGGAGGCCGGGGCGGCGGATCTGGTCGCCGACGCACGCCGGGACCGTGATGCCGCGCAGGCCGCGCGGGACGGCGTACGGGGCGCCGTGGGCGCGGCGTCGGCCCGCCTGCGCACCCGCGAGGCGGCGAGGGAAGCGGAACGGGCCCGTGTCGCGCAGGCGGAGGAGACGGTCGCTGCGGCCCGCACGCGCTGGGGCACGTCCGTACCGCAGGACGCGTGGCTCACCGACCAGGACGCGGCCCGCGAGCTCGCGGCCCCCTGGTCCGACCCCGAGATCACGGCCGCCCGCACGGAGCTGTTCCTCGCGGCCCTCCACCTCCACCAGGCCTTCCTGCGGTGCACGGCCCGCACTATGTACGCCAACCTGATGGCCGGCATGGACGCGGTCGCCGGAGCGGTTCCGAGGACGGTGCCCGAAGCTCACCTGCGGGCGGCGTGGCAGAGCGTGTTCCTGGTGGTCCCGGTCGTCTCCACGACGTTCGCCTCGCTCGACCGGGTCTTCGGACGGCTCGGGCCGGAGGCGCTGGGCTGGCTGTTCGTCGACGAGGCCGGTCAAGCGACGCCGCAGATGGCGGTCGGCGGCATGTGGCGGGCCCGGCGCACCGTCGTGGTCGGCGACCCCCTCCAGCTGGAGCCGGTCGTGGTCCTCCCGTGGACGGCGCAGCGCGCCCTACGGGACGACTTCGGCGCCGCCGAGGAATGGTCGCCGGGACGCACCTCGGTGCAGCAGCTCGCCGACCGCTCGAACCGCTACGGCACCCTGCTGCCGGCCGAACTGCCCGACGGTAGCCACGAGGTGTGGGTCGGCTCGCCGCTGCGGGTGCACCGGCGGTGCGACGACCCGATGTTCTCCATCAGCAACGCCGTCGCCTACGACGGCCTGATGGTCCAGGGGACGGCGGAGCGCGACCCGTACGTCTACCGGCCGACGAGCAGCTGGGTGAACGTGACCGGCGCGGAGGCGGACGGGCACTGGATCCCGGAGGAGGGCCGGGCGCTGCGGCGCGTGCTGGAACGGCTGCGCGACCAGGGCGGCGTGGATCTGGCCCGGGACGTGTTCGTGATCAGCCCCTTCCGGCAGGTCGTGGCGGGCGCGAAGGGGGTGTGCCGCGATCTGATGCCGGCCGAGCGCGTGGGTACGGTCCACACGACGCAGGGCAAGGAGGCCGACGTCGTCATCCTGATCCTGGGCACCGACCCCGGCCGCCCGGGTGCCCGCGCCTGGGCCGCGTCCGCCCCGAACCTCCTCAACGTCGCGGTCAGCCGCGCCAAACGCTGCCTCTTCGTCATCGGCAACCTGGAGGCATGGCGCGACCAGCGCTTCTTCTCGACCTTGGCGGAGTCCCTCCCGGCACACACGTGGCAGGCACCGGGCCTGCACCAGCAGGGCTAGGCCGCCTCTTTCGGATCGAGCCCGGCCGGGCAGCGCCGGCTACGGCGCTCCACGCGTGGCCAGTGCGGTTCGGGCCAGCCCGCGCAGCCAGGCGTGAGCCTGGTCGGTGTCGTAGCGCTGATGCCACGACAGGTACATCGCTGCCGAGGGCAGTTCGAGGGGGATGGGGAGCACGGTCAGGCCGAGGTCGGCGACCGCTGACCTCGTGGTGGCCTCGGGCGCAGTGATCAGGAGATCGGAGTCGCGCGCGAACTCCAGCGCGGCCGCTTCCGTGGGTGCGGTCGCCACCACGCGGCGGGTGAGGCCGAGCCGCGCGAGGGCCTCGTCGAGGGCGTTGCCGAGGTTTCCGCGTCGCGAGACGGTGACGTGCTCAGCGGCGGCGTACTGCTGTGCGGTGACGGTTCCGACGCTGGTGAGGGGGTGTCCCTGGCTCACGATGATGACGAGGCGGGTCTCGCCCACCTTCTCGGCACGGATGTCCGGTGCCCCCGGGAGGTTGGCGTTCGCCTCCAGGTCGACCTCGCCGCGCCGCAGTTCAGGGGTGTCGATGCTCGATTCCCCGACAAAGCGCAAACGCACGCCCGGCGCCTGTGCGCGTACGGCCGCGAGGAGTGCGGGGCCGCTCAAGGCGACCAGGGAATCGTGCCAGCGGAGGGTGAAGGTGCGCTCCAGCGTTGCCAGGTCGAGTTCACGGCTCGGCGCCAGCACCCCTTGGACCTGCTGCAGCAGCTCGTGCACCTGTTCCCGTACGGCGATCGCGTACGGCGTCGGGGTCATCGTGCGGCCGGTGCGCACCAGGATCTGATCCCCGGTCGTGCGCCGGATCCGGCCCAGACTCCGGCTCATCGCGGGAGCGGTGACGTGCAGGCGCGCGGCCGCCCCGGCCACGCTTCCCTCCTCCAGTAGCGCGTCGAGCGCGGTGAGCAGGTTCAAGTCCAATTGCATGCGAGTAATCCTAGCCGTGCTTGACATGCATTTGAAGTTAACTATGGGGCTCTATACCTTCGAGACAGAGGCCAGGACGCAACGACTGCCCAGCCTCACCACCACCCCACCACCTCTCCTCAGACAGGAGCACCACCATGTCCGAAATGCTTCAGGCCACCGACGTGGTCTCCTCCGACGCCTACCTGCTCGAGCAGACCGAGGTCGCGGTGCGTGCGGCCGGTTCGGTGCTGCGTGAGCGTTTCGGTGGGGTGGTGCGCTACGAGACGCGTGAGGAGCTGATGCGTGCGCTCGCCGCCAATGACGACGCGGCCCTGGACATCCTGCGGCCCCGCCTCACCGGCCTGCGCCCGGACGCCGGCTGGGTGGAGGACGAACTGGACGGCGGCGCGCTGCCGCCCGGCGAGTGGTGGGTCGTGGACCCCGCCGAAGGCAACGTCAACCACCTGCACGCCCTGCCCGACTGGGCGGTGACCGCCACCCTCGTACGGGAGAACCAGCCGGTGCTCACCGTGGTCCACCTCCCGCTGACCGGCGAAACCTACACCGCGCTCACCGGCGCCGGCGCCCACCTCGAGGGCCGGCCACTGCGCGTCTCCCCGACCACCGACCTCGGCCTGGGCATCGTGGCCACCAGCCAGGCCCGGCCGGACGAGGACGAGACGGTCGTGCGCCGCGTCGGCTCCTCGATCACCGCGATGCTCTCGGGCGCGCTCGTCGTCCGCACCTCCGTACCCGCCACCCTGCACCTGGCCAACGTGGCCGCAGGCCGCATCGACGCCTTCTGGCAGTACGCCGGCGCCCGGGCCGACCTCCTGCCCGGCGCACTCCTCGTCACCGAGGCCGGCGGACGGATCACCGACACCCAGGGCCGCCCCTGGACCCCGCAGAGCGAAAGCTTCCTGGCCACCGCCCCCGCCCTCCACACCCAGGCCGTCACCACCCTCTCCCACTGACCCCGACCACCCCACCCCCCACACCCAGGCCGTCACCACCCTCTCCCACTGACCCCGACCACCCCACCCCCCACACAGGCAAGGACCCCATCACCATGACCACGATCGCAGTCCTCGGAAACGGCCGCGTCGGCGGCAACCTGGCCACCGCCCTCACCCGCGCCGGACACCAGGTGGCCGTCGCGGACCGCACACCGGGCGCCGCCGCCCACGCCGCCCACGCCGCCCGGATCGTCATCAACGCCACCCCCGGCGCCGGATCCCTCGAACGCCTCACCGCCCTGCGCGAAGACCTGCGCGACAGAATCCTCGTGGACGTCTCCAACGCCACCCTCGACGGACCGGACGGACTGCCTGCCGACCTCATCCACCCCGGCTCCAGCCTCGCCGAACAACTCCAGGAAGCACTCCCCGAAACCCACGTCGTCAAGACCCTCAACACCATGCTCTTCCCCGTGATGACCGCACCGGCCACACTCACCCAGACACCGACCGCCTTCCTCTCCGGCGAAGACCCGCAGGCCAAACACACCGTCCGCGACCTCCTCATCGACCTCGGCTGGCAGAAGGAATGGATCACCGACCTCGGCGGAATCCAGACCGCCCGCGCCACCGAAGCCGCCATCCTCTTCGTCCCCCACGTCATCCGGGCCAACGGATTCACCCCCTTCGCGATCTCCATCACCCGCTGATCCCCGACCACGCACTTGGCCCGCGTGGCGAGGGACGCGAAGCTGGTTTTCGAGACGGGGGCGGGCAGCGAGGGCCGTCAGGCTTCCGCCGGCAACAGCTTCCTGATCGCGGCGACGGCGGTCCGCGGGTCGTCGGCGTGGCAGCGGACCGTACGGACCTGCGTACCTCGCCCCCACAGGTCCACGGCGGTGACCGGTTCGGTCAGCGTGACGGTGATCGAGGTCTGCGAGGCGACGGCCACGTCCAGCACCCCGTCCTCGGACCTGTTCGCGCCCGGGAAGCGGAGGTCGTGGCGGACGGACTCGATCCGGTCGAGGGGGATCCGCAGATCCAGCCGTGCACCGCGCCTCACCCGCAACTCGCCCGGCCGCACCACGTGGGGGCGGGTGACGGCGGCGGCATGCAGTCCCAGGACAAGGAACACCGTGTAGAGGTCGAGGAGCAGCATCACCAGGTGGGCCACCGGATGCGCGGCGAGCATGAAGGACACACCGACCGTCTCGATCGCGAAGAAGAAGACCATCCCGTACATCGTCGACGCCTGGGCCCGGGCGTAACCGACGGCTACGTCTTCGTCCCCGACCCCGTGCGCGCGCCGGGTCGCCCACATTCCGAGGCTGGCCATCCACCGCCCCTCGTGTGCTGCCAGCCGCCGTGCCCGTGCGATGAGTTCCCCGATGCTCATGCGCCCCAGTAGATCAGGCCGTTAGCAGCGGATCGCAGCCGCCCGCAACCCTCGCGGGCCCCGCAAACGGGGGCCGGGTGTGGCGCTCGGCACCATGCCGTCACGGGCGCGGCCGGTCCTACCGTGGCGGGCACCGCGGGACTCCCCGGGTGACGGGACGGCCCCGTCCTACGCACCGCCCGCCACCACCTTCCCCGCGCGCCTCCTGGAGGCTCCCCCGTGCCACCGCCCGCCCGTTCCGCCGCCGCCACCACCGTCGCCGCGGCCGTCGTCCTCCTGGCCTCGGCCCTGCCGGCCCTCCTCGCTCCCCCGGCCGCCGCCGGTGTGGGCGACGCCCACTGCGCCCGCCGCGCCCGTCTGCACGTTCCGGGCGCCGAACTGGTGGAACCACGACGCGCAGTTCGTCATCCGGCTGCCCGACCGCTGGAACGGCGGACTCGTCGTCGCAGGCTCCCCGGGCGTGCGCGAGCAGTACGCCAACGACCGGGCCATCGGCGACTGGGTGCTCGCCCGCGGCTACGCCTTCGCCGCCACCGACAAGGGCAACACCGGGGCCGCCTTCCACCGCGACGGGCAGACCCCCGGGGACGCCGTCGCCGAGTGGAACACCCGGGTCACGGAGCTGACCCGGGCCGCCCGTACGGTCGTCGCGCAGCGCTACCACCGGGCGCCGAGCCGCACCCTCGCCACCGGCATGTCCAACGGGGGCTACCTGGTGCGCTGGCAGTTGGAGAACCATCCGGAGCTGTACGAGGGCGGGGTGGACTGGGAGGGCACCCTGTGGCGGGCCGACGGGCCGAACCTCCTCACGTTCCTGCCCCCGGCGCTGGCCGCCTACCCCGTCTACGCGGCGGGCGGCCCGCAGGCGGGGCAGGCGCACGAGGCGATGCTCGCCGCGGGCTTCCCGGCCGGCTCGGAGTTCCTGTGGCCCTTCCACCACAGCTACTACTGGGACCTCACCCAGCGGATCTACCGTGAGGAGTTCGATCCCGGCTTCGACGGTGCGGCGGAGGCCGGGACCCCCTTCTGCGCCCCCGGCACACCGGCCTGCGACGCCGATTACGCCTACGCCGACCGGCCCGCGGAGGTCCGGGGCGCCGTCGCGAAGACGGCCCTCACCGGCCGGATCGGCAAACCGCTGATCACCCTGCACGGCACCCTCGACGTCCTCCTGCCCATCGCCCGGGACTCCGACGTCTACGCCGAGATGGTCCGCCGGGCCGGCCGCGGGGCGCTGCTGCGTTACTACCGCATCGAGGACGGCACCCACGTGGACTCGCTCGTCGACGCCTTCCCCGACCGGCTGCGCCCCCTGACCCCCTGCCACCGCGCCGCCTTCACCGCACTGGAGGACTGGATCGGCCGCGGTGTGC contains:
- a CDS encoding YciI family protein — encoded protein: MEFFCYHRDRPGSVALRNELREQHWSYMDRYAKELIARGPTLAGDSGAPTGSVHIIDLPGPVDARAFAFAEPGYQAGVYRDVLLRRWSNTLGRTMWDFPGGRTGGNRYLVLGLGSGPAADLAVPAEHRDELIAYGPLLSDDGATWLGTAALLRAPDPDAAGAVLSRDRYANIEVHNWQFGGRPS
- a CDS encoding LysR family transcriptional regulator — encoded protein: MAPDTVSLRYFLVLAQELNFTRAAARIGIAQPALSARMRRLEAELGTALLVRSTRSVVLTAAGAALAESAPPALDRAWDTARSAAAGELGTLRIGYSLSTGAETVPALVDRMMRGTSGLEVGAVPMATPEISHAVADGRIDAGITRGEQPGRGVRRYLLRLARIGVQMAERHPLAEHPEIEIADAATYPLRLPDRAANPVIHDQLSALFRDIRPEPRFHTPAVSFDPSQRDLRDGATLAPAGEAAATVQPAGLTWRPLRGAPSLTIHLVLPSEQSPLHRRIRAVAKTLAHELHWLPD
- a CDS encoding DUF1330 domain-containing protein; amino-acid sequence: MAKGYWVSVYPALSDPEGLTAYDELAGPAVQAGGGRLPSRIPSHGGRVVAHEAGIAQRVVLIEFDSFEQAVAAYESEAYQKALAALPDGFARDFRIVDGID
- a CDS encoding DEAD/DEAH box helicase; translated protein: MTRLGDERRRRSGVVGYWRAVELFSPQKVPALSVRDRVYAGEPDGPMPWEAGHPLRSVPVEPGYGWQHVVYGGAYALAAVRDTLLRVFGESGEDHDGRMNGESALFALTVTDEGRLLLDSPVFSSCAWATGRAVSPGPGSRGWLDGFEEEADAWVARASALGESASAPVESEEEDEDASPVGSGVITAGHLLDFSAELAEAWGVSVPLDPAGVRVRSVPVRLDRAADAADQQDFLNSFIAADLDLVAGELASHDPGPGLAAYLTPGAAFDKTRRIDLRRNPGVALAGVAPTRTPLGRWPADPAHALALSQQFAVNAIHTELAPGAGIFAVNGPPGTGKTTMLRDCFAAAVVERARRLAELRLPSQAFAEQAPYVWKSGDYTRTVTPLRPEFTGFEMVVASANNGAVENISTEIPAREALGKQWRDEADYFAEQATRLLKGEPAWGAVAARLGSKKNRLEFVNRFWHGKYRQTDTDAPPPPSVPPQPDGRGRRPRNAWVDSGSGLSHLLRQWRDTPQAGVWREGKQRFEAALSEVERLRAERIVAAEAYEGLSTAYEALRKAQRALPQHEAEVARVRETLPPAENALAAAEQALARAEQTHQAHLARRPGFTVSLFTLGRAARTWHAEEAGAADLVADARRDRDAAQAARDGVRGAVGAASARLRTREAAREAERARVAQAEETVAAARTRWGTSVPQDAWLTDQDAARELAAPWSDPEITAARTELFLAALHLHQAFLRCTARTMYANLMAGMDAVAGAVPRTVPEAHLRAAWQSVFLVVPVVSTTFASLDRVFGRLGPEALGWLFVDEAGQATPQMAVGGMWRARRTVVVGDPLQLEPVVVLPWTAQRALRDDFGAAEEWSPGRTSVQQLADRSNRYGTLLPAELPDGSHEVWVGSPLRVHRRCDDPMFSISNAVAYDGLMVQGTAERDPYVYRPTSSWVNVTGAEADGHWIPEEGRALRRVLERLRDQGGVDLARDVFVISPFRQVVAGAKGVCRDLMPAERVGTVHTTQGKEADVVILILGTDPGRPGARAWAASAPNLLNVAVSRAKRCLFVIGNLEAWRDQRFFSTLAESLPAHTWQAPGLHQQG
- a CDS encoding LysR family transcriptional regulator, with product MQLDLNLLTALDALLEEGSVAGAAARLHVTAPAMSRSLGRIRRTTGDQILVRTGRTMTPTPYAIAVREQVHELLQQVQGVLAPSRELDLATLERTFTLRWHDSLVALSGPALLAAVRAQAPGVRLRFVGESSIDTPELRRGEVDLEANANLPGAPDIRAEKVGETRLVIIVSQGHPLTSVGTVTAQQYAAAEHVTVSRRGNLGNALDEALARLGLTRRVVATAPTEAAALEFARDSDLLITAPEATTRSAVADLGLTVLPIPLELPSAAMYLSWHQRYDTDQAHAWLRGLARTALATRGAP
- a CDS encoding inositol monophosphatase family protein — its product is MSEMLQATDVVSSDAYLLEQTEVAVRAAGSVLRERFGGVVRYETREELMRALAANDDAALDILRPRLTGLRPDAGWVEDELDGGALPPGEWWVVDPAEGNVNHLHALPDWAVTATLVRENQPVLTVVHLPLTGETYTALTGAGAHLEGRPLRVSPTTDLGLGIVATSQARPDEDETVVRRVGSSITAMLSGALVVRTSVPATLHLANVAAGRIDAFWQYAGARADLLPGALLVTEAGGRITDTQGRPWTPQSESFLATAPALHTQAVTTLSH
- a CDS encoding NADPH-dependent F420 reductase, with product MTTIAVLGNGRVGGNLATALTRAGHQVAVADRTPGAAAHAAHAARIVINATPGAGSLERLTALREDLRDRILVDVSNATLDGPDGLPADLIHPGSSLAEQLQEALPETHVVKTLNTMLFPVMTAPATLTQTPTAFLSGEDPQAKHTVRDLLIDLGWQKEWITDLGGIQTARATEAAILFVPHVIRANGFTPFAISITR
- a CDS encoding 3-hydroxybutyrate oligomer hydrolase family protein is translated as MWATPTAPAAPVCTFRAPNWWNHDAQFVIRLPDRWNGGLVVAGSPGVREQYANDRAIGDWVLARGYAFAATDKGNTGAAFHRDGQTPGDAVAEWNTRVTELTRAARTVVAQRYHRAPSRTLATGMSNGGYLVRWQLENHPELYEGGVDWEGTLWRADGPNLLTFLPPALAAYPVYAAGGPQAGQAHEAMLAAGFPAGSEFLWPFHHSYYWDLTQRIYREEFDPGFDGAAEAGTPFCAPGTPACDADYAYADRPAEVRGAVAKTALTGRIGKPLITLHGTLDVLLPIARDSDVYAEMVRRAGRGALLRYYRIEDGTHVDSLVDAFPDRLRPLTPCHRAAFTALEDWIGRGVRPPLGHTVRRDPAASPAALLTGCPLDA